The following proteins are encoded in a genomic region of Periophthalmus magnuspinnatus isolate fPerMag1 chromosome 23, fPerMag1.2.pri, whole genome shotgun sequence:
- the hpse gene encoding heparanase, which translates to MKAVIAIVFALVLCPSEELDFIKQTHFLTNSENVGITTDLSRAVQRVDPRFLSLTIDASLASDEKFMNLLGSPKIRALASALTPAFLRFGGTRQDFMVFTPQDVWFSKVPPAANLCDNIALPSWLEDKLKKEWVQQQILLKREDLQRKYKRVQFTEATVDQLYSFSNCSGVELIFGLNALLRTADNHWNSSNAQTLMHYCASRQYRMSWELGNEPNSYEKKAGIRINGFQLGEDFVHLRKIMSESRFYQNSGLYGPDVGQPRNHRIDILEGFLHSGSEAIDACTWHHYYVNGRDTSLEDFLDPKVLDTLTLKTEEVLQKVKQASPHKKVWLGETSSAYGGGALGLSDTFVAGFMWLDKLGLGAKLGLNVVMRQVFIGSGSYHLVDDNLDPLPDYWLSVLYKRLVGQQVLSVKAFGNYTLFHKRVRLYLHCTDKKSFTNGAVTLIAMNLNHKAVRVSVPAHMASSTVVAFVLESDQSGEEGLYSRSVKLNGEVLKMVDDTTLPDLKGVALPPSEHVQLPAYSLSFFVFSDVMAQACLSP; encoded by the exons ATGAAGGCTGTCATTGCGATCGTTTTTGCGCTTGTTTTGTGCCCGTCTGAAGAACTGGACTTTATCAAACAAACACACTTTTTAACCAATTCAGAAAATGTAGGAATCACGACTGATTTATCCCGAGCGGTGCAGCGAGTGGATCCGCGCTTTCTGTCTCTCACCATAGACGCCAGTCTGGCTTCAGATGAGAAGTTCATGAATCTTTTGGG ATCTCCAAAGATAAGAGCACTGGCCAGTGCTTTAACTCCAGCCTTTCTGAGATTTGGTGGGACAAGGCAGGACTTCATGGTCTTCACTCCTCAGGATGTTTGGTTCTCTAAGGTTCCTCCAG CTGCAAATTTATGTGACAACATTGCGCTACCCTCTTGGCTGGAAGACAAGCTGAAAAAGGAATGGGTCCAGCAACAAATACTCCTAAAGAGAGAGGATCTGCAAAGAAAGTATAAAAGAGTTCAGTTCACAG AAGCTACAGTGGACCAGTTGTACTCTTTCAGTAACTGCTCTGGGGTGGAGCTGATTTTTGGGCTCAATGCTCTGCTCAGGACAGCTGACAACCACTGGAACAGCTCCAACGCACAGACACTCATGCACTACTGTGCATCCAGACAGTACAGGATGTCATGGGAGCTGGGCAATG AACCAAACAGCTATGAGAAGAAAGCAGGCATTCGAATCAATGGCTTCCAGCTGGGAGAGGATTTTGTCCACCTCAGAAAGATCATGTCAGAATCTAGATTCTATCAAAATTCTGGACTGTATGGCCCAGATGTTGGGCAACCCCGGAACCATAGGATAGACATATTGGAAGG GTTTTTACACAGTGGATCTGAGGCAATTGATGCTTGTACGTGGCACCA TTATTATGTGAATGGAAGAGATACATCTTTGGAGGATTTTCTGGACCCTAAAGTTCTGGACACTCTGACCTTAAAGACTGAGGAGGTCTTGCAG AAAGTGAAACAGGCATCTCCTCATAAGAAAGTATGGCTTGGAGAGACAAGTTCTGCGTACGGAGGAGGAGCTTTGGGCCTCTCTGACACATTTGTTGCTGGTTTCAT GTGGCTGGATAAGTTGGGCCTTGGGGCCAAACTGGGCTTGAATGTAGTCATGAGGCAGGTGTTCATTGGTTCTGGGAGTTACCATCTTGTTGATGACAACCTCGACCCCCTTCCT GATTACTGGTTGTCTGTCCTTTATAAGAGGCTTGTTGGCCAACAAGTGTTGTCAGTGAAAGCATTTGGTAACTACACACTTTTTCACAAAAGAGTGCGGCTTTATTTGCACTGCACAGACAAAAAaag TTTCACTAATGGAGCAGTCACACTAATAGCGATGAACTTGAATCACAAGGCAGTGAGGGTCTCAGTGCCTGCACACATGGCATCCAGCACAGTGGTGGCTTTTGTCCTGGAGTCTGACCAGAGCGGAGAGGAGGGACTCTACTCCAG ATCTGTTAAGCTAAATGGAGAAGTGCTGAAGATGGTGGATGACACAACTCTCCCGGATCTTAAAGGAGTTGCTCTGCCTCCCTCAGAGCATGTCCAGCTCCCTGCCTATAGTTTATCCTTCTTTGTGTTCAGTGATGTCATGGCACAAGCATGCCTGTCACCCTAA